A part of Bacteroidota bacterium genomic DNA contains:
- a CDS encoding 3-deoxy-D-manno-octulosonic acid transferase, giving the protein MRSIFFFYGIAIRIAALFNEKARLWASGRKSLFSELEKKFSANVRPVAWFHCASLGEFEQGRPLMENFRKKFPDHLILLTFFSPSGYEIRKKYDGADVVSYLPLDTQRKAERFIRIVNPSLVVFIKYEFWLNFLSVLRRKKIKHYLVSAIFRNDQVFFKWYGNIFREALRGFSHVFTQEKKSVELLNSIHVSQLTVAGDTRFDRVVSIAEVFKEIPLAENFSGPSKKVLVAGSTWPADEEKLFPAIKNLLHSGWKMIIAPHETGKDHIDSIEMNLVKNGVAENEMIRFSNADEKNISGKKILVIDNVGMLSSLYHYGKIAYVGGGFGKSIHNILEAAVYGMPVIFGPYHEKFHEAISLLESGGAFCVNDISDLKKLFEKLAGDEYFLTSSSLIAKEYVEKNKGATVKIIGEITSSLNR; this is encoded by the coding sequence ATTCGCTCAATATTTTTTTTTTACGGAATTGCGATCCGCATCGCAGCATTGTTCAATGAAAAAGCGCGCTTGTGGGCGAGTGGAAGAAAATCTCTTTTTTCAGAACTCGAAAAAAAATTTTCCGCGAATGTGCGCCCGGTGGCTTGGTTTCATTGCGCTTCCCTCGGTGAATTCGAACAGGGGCGTCCGCTGATGGAAAATTTCAGAAAGAAATTTCCGGATCACCTCATCCTTCTCACTTTTTTTTCTCCGTCGGGTTACGAGATCAGAAAGAAATATGACGGGGCTGATGTGGTGAGTTATCTTCCACTCGACACGCAGCGGAAAGCAGAACGATTTATCCGGATCGTAAATCCTTCTCTCGTAGTTTTCATCAAGTATGAGTTCTGGCTTAATTTTCTTTCTGTTCTCCGAAGAAAAAAAATAAAGCATTACCTGGTGTCGGCAATTTTCCGTAATGACCAGGTTTTTTTCAAATGGTATGGTAATATTTTCCGTGAAGCTTTACGAGGATTCTCACATGTATTCACGCAGGAAAAAAAATCGGTTGAACTTCTGAATTCGATCCACGTGTCGCAGCTTACAGTTGCGGGCGATACGCGATTCGACCGTGTTGTTTCGATCGCTGAAGTATTTAAAGAAATTCCACTTGCGGAAAATTTTTCCGGTCCTTCGAAGAAAGTGCTCGTTGCAGGAAGTACCTGGCCTGCCGACGAAGAAAAACTTTTTCCCGCGATAAAGAATCTGTTGCATAGCGGATGGAAAATGATCATTGCCCCGCATGAAACAGGTAAAGATCACATCGATTCAATTGAAATGAATCTGGTGAAAAATGGTGTCGCTGAAAATGAAATGATTCGTTTTTCGAATGCCGATGAAAAAAATATCAGCGGAAAAAAAATCCTGGTCATTGACAACGTCGGGATGCTTTCATCGCTGTACCATTACGGGAAGATCGCTTATGTGGGCGGCGGGTTCGGAAAAAGCATTCACAATATTCTTGAAGCAGCTGTTTATGGAATGCCGGTCATATTCGGCCCATATCACGAAAAATTCCATGAAGCGATAAGCTTGCTTGAGTCGGGCGGTGCATTTTGTGTGAACGATATTTCTGATCTGAAAAAATTATTTGAAAAGCTGGCAGGGGATGAATACTTTCTTACTTCAAGTTCGCTCATCGCAAAAGAGTACGTTGAAAAAAACAAGGGAGCAACTGTGAAGATCATTGGAGAAATAACATCTTCACTCAATCGTTAA